The proteins below are encoded in one region of Symbiobacterium terraclitae:
- a CDS encoding LacI family DNA-binding transcriptional regulator translates to MTTIRDIARLAGVSVATVSRVLNHYPDVSEETKQRVLQVAAQLDYRPSAAARALVTRRSNVIGVFYLHEHENNVVLHPFFQEVLVGLKRTVGRAGFDMLFFTSQAPGDESYTYVKRCLHHRVDGVVLLGVDRADPGVAELGSSGIPCVAVDVDILGPRTGYVISDNTGGARSAVAHLAGLGHRRIALINGIANHRVGHDRFLGYCEALAQAGIPYRSEYVLDHDFTWEHGYNAARRLLDLPEPPTAIFAAADYTAIGAIKAIQERGLRVPGDVAVVGFDDIQMASMVHPALTTVRQDKEGLGREAGEALIRLIEEPDARPPVVTLPTELVVRESCGA, encoded by the coding sequence ATGACCACGATACGGGATATCGCACGGCTGGCTGGCGTCTCCGTCGCAACGGTCTCGCGCGTGCTCAACCACTACCCCGACGTCAGCGAGGAGACGAAACAGCGGGTGCTGCAGGTGGCCGCCCAACTCGACTACCGCCCCAGCGCCGCGGCCCGCGCACTGGTCACGCGCCGCTCCAACGTCATCGGCGTCTTCTACCTCCACGAGCACGAGAACAACGTGGTGCTGCACCCCTTCTTCCAGGAGGTCCTCGTGGGGCTGAAGCGCACGGTGGGCCGGGCCGGCTTCGACATGCTCTTCTTCACGAGCCAGGCCCCTGGCGACGAGAGCTACACCTACGTCAAGCGCTGCCTCCACCACCGGGTGGACGGGGTGGTGCTGCTGGGCGTGGACCGGGCCGACCCCGGTGTGGCGGAGCTGGGCAGCAGCGGCATCCCCTGCGTGGCGGTCGACGTGGACATCCTGGGCCCCCGCACCGGCTACGTCATCTCCGACAACACCGGCGGCGCCCGGTCGGCCGTTGCGCACCTGGCAGGTCTCGGCCACAGGCGCATCGCCCTGATCAACGGCATCGCCAACCACCGGGTGGGCCACGACCGCTTCCTGGGCTACTGCGAGGCGCTGGCTCAGGCCGGCATCCCCTACCGCAGCGAGTACGTCCTCGACCATGACTTCACCTGGGAGCACGGCTACAACGCAGCCCGGCGGCTGCTGGACCTGCCCGAGCCGCCCACCGCGATCTTCGCGGCCGCGGACTACACCGCCATCGGTGCCATCAAGGCCATCCAGGAACGGGGGCTCCGGGTGCCCGGGGATGTGGCGGTGGTGGGCTTCGACGACATCCAGATGGCGTCGATGGTCCATCCGGCCCTCACCACGGTCCGGCAGGACAAGGAGGGGTTGGGCCGGGAGGCCGGCGAAGCGCTGATCCGGCTGATCGAGGAGCCGGACGCCCGACCTCCGGTCGTCACGCTGCCCACCGAACTGGTGGTACGGGAATCCTGCGGCGCATAG
- the sdhC gene encoding succinate dehydrogenase, cytochrome b556 subunit — MERAGSGSGRAVRSFADLNPRYFKVGMWSHALHRISGVAIVFFLLMHIWEITSVVRGGAEGFTQKMAGMAGRIWVIGEWLLFLALVFHGINGVRLVLLDLGWGIHTQKRNFWVVMVLSAILIAIGSYFFVMRFLAYPWVA, encoded by the coding sequence ATGGAACGGGCAGGCTCCGGGTCGGGCCGGGCGGTGCGCAGCTTCGCCGACCTGAACCCGCGCTACTTCAAGGTCGGCATGTGGTCGCACGCGCTCCACCGCATCTCCGGCGTCGCCATCGTCTTCTTCCTCCTCATGCACATCTGGGAGATTACCTCGGTTGTGCGCGGCGGCGCAGAGGGGTTCACGCAGAAGATGGCCGGGATGGCCGGGCGGATCTGGGTGATCGGTGAATGGCTCCTCTTCCTGGCCCTCGTCTTCCACGGCATCAACGGCGTCCGCCTCGTGCTCCTGGATCTGGGCTGGGGCATCCATACGCAGAAGCGCAATTTCTGGGTAGTGATGGTCCTGTCGGCGATCCTGATCGCCATCGGCAGCTACTTCTTCGTGATGCGCTTCCTGGCGTATCCCTGGGTAGCCTGA
- a CDS encoding Fe-S-containing hydro-lyase — protein MARHYITTPISPEQAKAIRSGDEVYITGTIYTARDAAHKRMVEDLAAGRPLPFDPRGAVIYYVGPTPPKPGQVLGSAGPTTSYRMDKYTPTMLQQGVKAVIGKGYRGPEVKAALVANGAVYLAATGGAGALLAKRIEEAEVIAYEDLGPEAIRRLRVKDFPAVCINDAHGGDQYRDGQSEWVAPDAMVKPK, from the coding sequence ATGGCCAGGCACTACATCACCACGCCGATCTCTCCGGAGCAGGCGAAGGCGATCCGCTCCGGCGACGAGGTCTACATCACCGGCACCATCTACACCGCCCGTGATGCCGCCCACAAGCGGATGGTCGAGGACCTGGCGGCCGGGCGGCCCCTCCCCTTCGACCCCCGGGGCGCCGTGATCTACTACGTGGGTCCGACCCCGCCGAAGCCGGGGCAGGTGCTGGGCTCTGCAGGTCCCACCACCTCGTATCGCATGGACAAGTACACCCCCACCATGCTGCAGCAGGGGGTGAAGGCGGTCATCGGCAAGGGCTACCGCGGCCCGGAGGTCAAGGCGGCCCTCGTTGCGAACGGCGCCGTCTACCTGGCCGCCACCGGCGGCGCCGGCGCGCTGCTGGCGAAGCGCATCGAAGAGGCCGAGGTCATCGCCTACGAGGACCTGGGCCCCGAGGCCATCCGCCGGCTCAGGGTGAAGGACTTCCCCGCCGTCTGCATCAACGACGCCCACGGCGGCGACCAGTACCGCGACGGGCAGTCGGAGTGGGTGGCGCCCGATGCGATGGTGAAGCCGAAGTAG
- a CDS encoding carbohydrate ABC transporter permease — protein sequence MSTSVPSPHPAGRARPALPSAGAPAGRGPAGDARHRRAGSWRNNRLAYAMVAPAFLFMLMVHLVPMLQGIAMSFLQLNQFTLRRFLRAPFVGLANYRSVLFDPENPVRAGLAIAARNTAIFSAVVTLLVLATGLGVALLMNRNFRGRALVRTLMLLPWVVPSYVVGILWSFMWHRDTGIINRILVDWLHLLPEKPFWLMGPNTIWAIILPTVWRSWPYVFIVFLAALQTIPGELYEAAAIDGAGPWRRFRHITLPLLRPAIAIQLLFQIIQSVYAFNIVVMMFGNGSGYAGEWGDLLMIAIQRQSFQSWLFGYGAAASVLLMLAMMGVVALWYRIFRQELIIR from the coding sequence ATGTCCACGTCCGTCCCGAGTCCGCACCCCGCCGGCAGAGCACGGCCGGCCTTGCCTTCCGCCGGCGCGCCCGCCGGCAGGGGCCCGGCCGGGGACGCCCGGCACCGCCGGGCCGGAAGCTGGCGGAACAACCGGCTGGCCTACGCCATGGTGGCGCCGGCGTTTCTCTTCATGCTCATGGTCCACCTGGTGCCGATGCTGCAGGGGATCGCCATGTCGTTCCTGCAGCTCAACCAGTTCACGCTCCGCCGCTTCCTGCGCGCCCCCTTCGTGGGGCTCGCCAACTACCGAAGCGTCCTGTTTGACCCGGAAAACCCGGTGCGTGCCGGGCTGGCCATCGCCGCCCGGAACACCGCCATCTTCTCCGCGGTGGTCACGCTGCTCGTGCTCGCCACCGGCCTGGGCGTGGCCCTGCTGATGAACCGGAACTTCCGCGGGCGGGCCCTGGTGCGGACCCTGATGCTGCTGCCGTGGGTGGTGCCCAGCTACGTGGTGGGCATCCTCTGGAGCTTCATGTGGCACCGGGATACCGGCATCATCAACCGGATCCTCGTGGACTGGCTCCACCTGCTGCCGGAGAAGCCCTTCTGGCTGATGGGCCCCAACACGATCTGGGCCATCATCCTCCCGACGGTGTGGCGGTCGTGGCCGTACGTCTTCATCGTCTTCCTGGCCGCGCTGCAGACCATCCCCGGCGAGCTCTACGAGGCGGCCGCCATCGACGGCGCCGGGCCCTGGCGGCGCTTCCGCCACATCACCCTGCCCTTGCTCCGCCCGGCCATCGCGATCCAGCTGCTGTTCCAGATCATCCAGAGCGTGTACGCCTTCAACATCGTCGTGATGATGTTCGGCAACGGATCGGGGTACGCCGGCGAGTGGGGCGACCTCCTGATGATCGCCATCCAGCGCCAGTCCTTCCAGAGCTGGCTCTTCGGCTACGGCGCTGCCGCCTCGGTGCTGCTGATGCTGGCGATGATGGGCGTGGTGGCGCTCTGGTACCGCATCTTCCGACAGGAGTTGATCATCCGATGA
- a CDS encoding sugar ABC transporter substrate-binding protein has protein sequence MAKWSRTLGLLLSLVMLVAGCGSSGQPAGGGDGPSGSGDQQSPPAAGTQPQAPATPAPSGRTTLQMWIMPNTTQSEQDMLQLLQPFMAQHNVDVQVTVIDWSSAWTRITAAATSGEGPDVLQLGTTWVPAIAAMGALEPLSGKVAEIGGADAFYPASWNTVSIAGDPEVYAVPWFIDVRAAYYRTDVFQKAGVDPQTAFRDWESFKAALHQINGTEIEGRPVAAIGFPGKNDWNVTHNIMPWVWGAGGSELSADLRSSAINSEEALDGVMFYTGLVREGLVPPGVLEKNTSDAEMAFHTGEFAVFFNGPWMVSQYTRPESENGHADKIAAQNYGVAPIPEGPRGRYTFFGGSNLAIFNASRHKELSWELVKFLVGKEAQMAYGEMAGMLPALKALEPDMVALNANFAPFYEAARYGRSYASIPQWGPVETVYTKHLSTIWDLTAGVSGTYSREAVKQVLDEAAREATSLLNQ, from the coding sequence ATGGCGAAGTGGTCCCGCACACTTGGTCTCCTCCTGTCCCTGGTGATGCTGGTGGCCGGCTGCGGCAGCAGCGGCCAGCCGGCGGGCGGCGGCGACGGGCCGTCCGGCTCCGGCGACCAGCAGAGCCCGCCCGCCGCTGGCACCCAGCCGCAGGCGCCGGCGACTCCGGCCCCGTCGGGGCGCACCACGCTCCAGATGTGGATCATGCCCAACACCACCCAGTCGGAGCAGGACATGCTCCAGCTGCTGCAGCCGTTCATGGCCCAGCACAACGTCGACGTGCAGGTGACGGTGATCGACTGGTCGTCGGCCTGGACCCGCATCACGGCCGCGGCCACCTCGGGCGAGGGGCCGGACGTGCTGCAGCTGGGCACCACCTGGGTGCCGGCCATCGCGGCGATGGGCGCCCTTGAGCCGCTGAGCGGCAAGGTGGCGGAGATCGGCGGCGCCGATGCCTTCTACCCCGCCTCGTGGAACACCGTCTCCATCGCCGGCGACCCGGAGGTCTACGCCGTTCCCTGGTTCATCGACGTGCGGGCCGCCTACTACCGGACCGACGTCTTCCAGAAGGCCGGCGTGGATCCGCAGACCGCATTCCGCGACTGGGAGAGCTTCAAGGCTGCCCTCCACCAGATCAACGGCACCGAGATCGAGGGACGGCCGGTGGCCGCCATCGGCTTCCCCGGCAAGAACGACTGGAACGTGACGCACAACATCATGCCCTGGGTCTGGGGAGCGGGCGGTTCTGAGCTGAGCGCTGACCTCCGGTCCTCGGCCATCAACAGCGAGGAGGCCCTGGACGGCGTGATGTTCTACACCGGGCTGGTCCGGGAGGGGCTGGTGCCGCCGGGGGTGCTGGAGAAGAACACCTCCGACGCCGAGATGGCCTTCCACACCGGCGAGTTCGCCGTCTTCTTCAACGGCCCGTGGATGGTGAGCCAGTACACCCGCCCCGAGTCGGAGAACGGCCACGCTGACAAGATCGCCGCCCAGAACTACGGGGTGGCCCCGATTCCCGAGGGGCCCCGGGGGCGCTACACCTTCTTCGGCGGCTCCAACCTGGCCATCTTCAATGCCTCCCGCCACAAGGAGCTGAGCTGGGAGCTGGTCAAGTTCCTCGTCGGCAAGGAGGCGCAGATGGCCTACGGCGAAATGGCCGGCATGCTGCCCGCCCTCAAGGCCCTTGAGCCCGACATGGTGGCGCTCAACGCCAACTTCGCCCCCTTCTACGAGGCAGCCCGGTACGGCCGCAGCTACGCCTCCATCCCGCAGTGGGGGCCGGTGGAGACCGTGTACACGAAGCACCTCTCCACCATCTGGGACCTGACGGCGGGCGTGAGCGGCACCTACAGCCGGGAGGCGGTGAAGCAGGTGCTCGACGAGGCGGCCCGTGAGGCCACCAGCCTCCTGAACCAGTAA
- a CDS encoding succinate dehydrogenase/fumarate reductase iron-sulfur subunit → MKEFKLRVFRYDPEKDAQQHYETYTVPYREGMTVLEALLWVFENLDGSLAFRYSCREAICGSCAMYVSGSYRLACRVQVKDALEGDTVTVSPLPHMRVIKDLVVDQTKLWENYARVKPWLINDEPPPERERRQSPADRAKYNKEIDCILCGSCFSSCPSGANNDEYLGPHALNWANRFFVDTRDTADRERLEIVASEYGVFRCHTIFNCVEACPKHLNPTEAIQNLKKAAMAYKLGLRK, encoded by the coding sequence ATGAAAGAGTTCAAGCTGCGGGTCTTCCGCTACGACCCGGAGAAGGACGCACAGCAGCACTACGAGACCTACACCGTTCCCTACCGCGAGGGCATGACCGTGCTCGAGGCCCTGCTCTGGGTGTTCGAGAACCTGGACGGGTCGCTGGCCTTCCGCTACAGCTGCCGTGAGGCCATCTGCGGCTCCTGCGCCATGTACGTCTCGGGCAGCTACCGGCTGGCCTGCCGGGTGCAGGTGAAAGACGCCCTCGAGGGCGACACGGTGACGGTATCGCCCCTGCCGCACATGCGGGTGATCAAGGACCTGGTGGTCGACCAGACCAAGCTCTGGGAGAACTACGCCCGGGTGAAGCCCTGGCTGATCAACGACGAGCCGCCGCCCGAGCGGGAGCGGCGCCAGAGCCCGGCCGACCGGGCCAAGTACAACAAGGAGATCGACTGCATCCTCTGCGGCTCCTGTTTCTCGTCGTGCCCGAGCGGCGCCAACAACGACGAGTACCTGGGGCCCCACGCCCTCAACTGGGCCAACCGCTTCTTCGTGGATACCCGGGATACCGCCGACCGCGAGCGGCTGGAGATCGTGGCCAGCGAGTACGGCGTCTTCCGCTGCCACACCATCTTCAACTGCGTCGAGGCCTGCCCGAAGCACCTTAACCCGACCGAGGCGATCCAGAACCTGAAGAAGGCCGCCATGGCCTACAAGCTGGGTCTGCGGAAGTAG
- a CDS encoding FAD-binding protein, whose protein sequence is MKIKHRVAIVGGGLAGLRAAIAAYDGGVQDVAIISQLPPVRSHSVAAAGGINGSLANHPDGRDDNWEKHAFDTIKGSDYLADQDAAEVLAREAVPVIVETEHWGCPFSRNEDGTIAQRPFGGAGFPRTCYAADKTGHALLHTLYQQVVKRGIKVYTEHLVLTLAVADGRAVGAVVMDIVSGEVGTVEADALLFATGGAGKIYAHSTNNLLNTGLGMAIAYWAGVPLKDMEFIQFHPTGLWGTNILMTEGCRGEGGYLVNNQGERFMARYAPKAMELGPRDIVARSILTEILEGRGFNQGGPGGGYVHLDLRHLGEAKINERLPEVREICKNFAGIDPVYQPIPVQPSQHYTMGGISTDINGATVLKGLYAAGECACVSVHGANRLGGNSLLDTIVFGKLAGQHMARFVAEQPLQGSVDKLLEEKKAEVERRFRELFDNPGTERESALRVELQQNMFHNVGIFRQADTLEAGLAKVRELRERYRNVKVHHTGRIYNMELIRAYELRGMLDVAEAIAAGALARKESRGSHARRDYPERDDQNFLKHTLAFHTPEGVRLDYSPVTITRFQPQARKY, encoded by the coding sequence ATGAAAATCAAGCATCGCGTCGCCATCGTCGGCGGCGGCCTGGCCGGCCTGCGGGCCGCCATCGCGGCCTACGACGGCGGCGTCCAGGACGTCGCGATCATCTCCCAGCTGCCCCCGGTCCGCTCGCATTCGGTGGCTGCCGCCGGCGGCATCAACGGCTCGCTGGCCAACCACCCGGACGGCCGGGACGACAACTGGGAGAAGCATGCGTTCGATACGATCAAGGGCTCCGACTACCTGGCCGACCAGGACGCGGCCGAGGTGCTGGCCCGCGAGGCCGTCCCGGTCATCGTCGAGACCGAGCACTGGGGGTGCCCCTTCTCCCGGAACGAGGACGGGACCATCGCCCAGCGGCCCTTCGGCGGCGCCGGCTTCCCCCGCACCTGCTACGCGGCCGACAAGACCGGCCACGCCCTGCTGCACACGCTCTACCAGCAGGTGGTCAAGCGGGGCATCAAGGTCTACACCGAGCACCTGGTGCTGACGCTGGCCGTGGCCGACGGCCGGGCGGTGGGCGCCGTGGTCATGGACATCGTCTCCGGCGAGGTCGGCACGGTGGAGGCCGACGCCCTGCTCTTCGCCACGGGAGGCGCCGGCAAGATCTACGCCCACTCCACCAACAACCTGCTGAACACCGGCCTCGGCATGGCCATCGCCTACTGGGCCGGCGTGCCGCTCAAGGACATGGAGTTCATCCAGTTCCACCCCACCGGCCTCTGGGGCACCAACATCCTCATGACCGAGGGCTGCCGGGGCGAGGGCGGCTACCTGGTGAACAACCAGGGCGAGCGGTTCATGGCCCGGTACGCCCCGAAGGCGATGGAGCTGGGGCCGCGCGACATCGTCGCCCGCTCCATCCTCACCGAGATCCTGGAGGGGCGGGGCTTCAACCAGGGCGGCCCCGGCGGCGGCTACGTCCACCTCGACCTGCGCCACCTGGGCGAGGCCAAGATCAACGAGCGGCTGCCGGAGGTCCGCGAGATCTGTAAGAACTTCGCGGGCATCGACCCGGTCTACCAGCCGATCCCGGTGCAGCCCAGCCAGCACTACACCATGGGCGGCATCTCCACGGACATCAACGGCGCCACCGTGCTGAAGGGCCTCTACGCCGCCGGCGAGTGCGCCTGCGTCAGCGTGCACGGCGCCAACCGGCTCGGCGGCAACTCGCTGCTGGACACCATCGTCTTCGGCAAGCTGGCCGGCCAGCACATGGCGAGGTTCGTGGCGGAGCAGCCCCTGCAGGGCTCGGTGGACAAGCTCCTGGAGGAGAAGAAGGCCGAGGTGGAGCGCCGGTTCCGGGAGCTGTTCGACAACCCGGGCACCGAGCGCGAGTCCGCGCTGCGGGTGGAGCTGCAGCAGAACATGTTCCACAACGTAGGCATCTTCCGCCAGGCGGACACGCTCGAGGCCGGCCTGGCCAAGGTGCGGGAGCTGCGGGAGCGCTACCGCAACGTGAAGGTGCACCACACCGGCCGGATCTACAACATGGAGCTGATCCGGGCCTATGAACTGCGCGGCATGCTCGACGTGGCCGAGGCCATCGCGGCCGGGGCGCTGGCCCGCAAGGAGAGCCGCGGTTCGCACGCCCGCCGGGACTACCCGGAGCGGGACGACCAGAACTTCCTGAAGCACACCCTGGCCTTCCACACGCCGGAAGGGGTGCGGCTGGATTACTCCCCGGTCACCATCACCCGCTTCCAGCCTCAGGCGCGGAAGTACTAG
- a CDS encoding GH1 family beta-glucosidase: protein MRFPADFLWGAATAAYQVEGAVREDGRGESIWDRFAHTPGKVAGGDTGDVACDHYHRWAEDVDLMADLGLQAYRFSIAWPRLFPEGAGRPNSRGFDFYKRLVERLRARSIKPVATLYHWDLPQALQEAGGWVNRDTAYRFQEYAAAALRELGDGVDDWTTINEPWCAAFLGHALGQHAPGLTDWPAAVRASHHLLLAHGLAVQAFRDLMRRDQRVGITLNMTVAEPAGDSEADRAAARRYDGFFNRWFADPLFLGRYPEDMLAWYGAAGALPGTAAGAGAPDWPPPGDMALISAPIDFFGLNYYTRTICQDDPHSPFFGLRTLPPRGPVTDQGWEIVPGCLRDLLVRIQRDWTRGLPVYIHENGAAMRDVLTEDGRVHDTDRIAFLRDHLEAAGQAIADGVNLRGYFVWSLLDNFEWAWGYAKRFGIVYVDYATQRRLPKDSAFWYREVIRQNGW, encoded by the coding sequence ATGCGCTTTCCCGCTGACTTCCTCTGGGGCGCGGCCACGGCCGCCTACCAGGTCGAAGGGGCCGTCCGGGAGGACGGCCGGGGCGAGTCGATCTGGGACCGGTTCGCGCACACCCCCGGCAAGGTGGCCGGGGGCGACACCGGCGACGTGGCCTGCGACCATTACCATCGCTGGGCCGAGGACGTCGACCTGATGGCCGACCTCGGCCTGCAGGCCTACCGCTTCTCCATCGCCTGGCCCCGCCTCTTCCCCGAGGGGGCGGGCCGGCCCAACTCCCGGGGGTTCGACTTCTACAAGCGGCTGGTGGAGCGGCTCCGCGCCCGGTCCATCAAGCCGGTGGCCACCCTGTATCACTGGGACCTGCCGCAGGCGCTCCAGGAGGCCGGCGGCTGGGTCAACCGGGACACCGCGTACCGGTTCCAGGAGTACGCCGCAGCCGCCCTCCGGGAGCTGGGCGACGGCGTGGACGACTGGACCACCATCAACGAGCCCTGGTGCGCCGCCTTCCTGGGCCACGCCCTTGGCCAGCACGCCCCCGGCCTCACGGACTGGCCGGCGGCAGTGCGGGCCTCCCACCACCTCCTGCTGGCCCACGGGCTGGCCGTGCAGGCCTTCCGGGATCTGATGCGACGGGACCAGCGGGTGGGCATCACGCTGAACATGACCGTCGCCGAGCCGGCCGGCGACAGCGAGGCCGACCGGGCCGCTGCCCGCCGGTACGACGGCTTCTTCAACCGCTGGTTCGCCGACCCCCTCTTCCTGGGCCGCTACCCTGAGGACATGCTGGCCTGGTACGGGGCCGCCGGCGCACTGCCGGGCACGGCCGCGGGAGCGGGCGCACCCGACTGGCCGCCCCCCGGCGACATGGCGCTGATCAGCGCACCCATCGACTTCTTCGGCCTCAACTACTACACCCGCACCATCTGCCAGGATGACCCGCACAGCCCCTTCTTCGGACTGCGCACGCTGCCGCCCCGGGGCCCCGTGACGGACCAGGGCTGGGAGATCGTGCCCGGCTGCCTGCGGGACCTGCTGGTGCGAATCCAGCGGGATTGGACGCGGGGCCTGCCGGTCTACATCCACGAGAACGGCGCCGCCATGCGCGACGTGCTGACGGAGGACGGGCGGGTGCACGACACCGACCGCATCGCCTTCCTCCGGGACCACCTGGAGGCCGCCGGACAGGCCATCGCCGACGGGGTCAACCTCAGGGGCTACTTCGTCTGGTCCCTGCTGGACAACTTCGAGTGGGCCTGGGGGTACGCCAAGCGGTTCGGCATCGTCTACGTGGACTACGCCACCCAGCGCCGCCTCCCCAAGGATTCGGCCTTCTGGTACCGGGAGGTGATCCGGCAGAACGGGTGGTGA
- a CDS encoding fumarate hydratase codes for MRELHVDQVAEAIANLVMEANYVLEPDVMAALEKARADEPSPVGQAVLQQLVENAELACSERVPMCQDTGNALVFLEVGQDLHLVGGDLSEAVNRGVSRGYVEGYLRKSILDDPIRRKNTGDNTPAFIYTDIVPGDRLRIRVVTKGGGAENMGQLRMLPPSAGWEGARRFIVEAVAAAGPNACPPLLVGVGVGGNFDKVALLAKKALLRPVGQPHPDPEWAAREQDLLTEINKLGVGPMGLGGKVTAFAVHIETMPCHITSLPVAVNIECHAHRHKEVVL; via the coding sequence GTGCGCGAACTCCACGTCGACCAGGTTGCTGAGGCCATCGCCAACCTTGTCATGGAAGCCAACTACGTCCTGGAACCTGACGTTATGGCAGCCCTGGAGAAGGCCCGCGCAGACGAGCCGTCACCCGTCGGCCAGGCAGTGCTGCAGCAGCTGGTGGAAAACGCCGAGCTGGCCTGCAGCGAGCGGGTTCCGATGTGCCAGGACACCGGCAATGCGCTGGTTTTCCTGGAGGTCGGACAGGACCTGCACCTGGTGGGCGGCGACCTGTCCGAGGCCGTGAACCGCGGTGTCTCCCGGGGCTACGTTGAGGGCTACCTGCGCAAGTCGATCCTCGACGACCCGATCCGCCGTAAGAACACCGGCGACAACACGCCTGCGTTCATCTACACCGACATCGTCCCCGGCGACAGGCTGCGCATCCGGGTCGTCACCAAGGGCGGCGGCGCGGAGAACATGGGGCAGCTGCGCATGCTGCCCCCGTCGGCCGGCTGGGAGGGCGCCAGGAGGTTCATCGTCGAGGCCGTGGCGGCCGCCGGCCCCAACGCCTGCCCGCCGCTGCTGGTGGGCGTCGGCGTGGGCGGCAACTTCGACAAGGTCGCCCTGCTGGCCAAGAAGGCCCTGCTGCGCCCTGTCGGCCAGCCGCATCCGGACCCCGAGTGGGCGGCCCGGGAGCAGGACCTGCTCACCGAGATCAACAAGCTGGGCGTCGGCCCGATGGGCCTGGGCGGCAAGGTGACGGCGTTTGCGGTGCACATCGAGACCATGCCGTGCCACATCACCTCGCTGCCGGTGGCCGTGAACATCGAGTGCCATGCCCACCGGCACAAGGAGGTGGTCCTGTAA
- a CDS encoding carbohydrate ABC transporter permease, with amino-acid sequence MTPQAWKRVHNALLTLLTALVVVATLFPIAWMVLSSLQSTADLQLGQISLANPRWENYRQMWANVRFGVYLRNSLIISGITTLTACAFATLAGYALARFRFRGADLFSMAVLSTQMIPGIMFLLPIYFIFLWIRQTFGLPMVNTYWGMILIYTAFFTPMSIWIMRGFFAAIPHELEEAALIDGATLFGAFWRVILPLSAPGLIATGVYIFLNAWDELLFAWVMTSTAEVATIPIGIRLYIGQFQNRYDLLMAAATVTTIPVVVTFLLTQRWFISGMTAGSVKG; translated from the coding sequence ATGACGCCGCAGGCCTGGAAGCGGGTGCACAACGCCCTCCTGACGCTGCTGACCGCCCTGGTGGTGGTGGCGACCCTCTTCCCCATCGCCTGGATGGTCCTCTCCTCGCTCCAGTCCACGGCCGATCTGCAGCTGGGGCAGATCAGCCTCGCCAACCCCCGCTGGGAGAACTACCGGCAGATGTGGGCCAACGTCCGGTTCGGCGTCTACCTGCGCAACAGCCTGATCATCTCCGGCATCACCACGCTGACGGCCTGCGCCTTCGCCACCCTGGCGGGCTACGCCCTGGCCCGGTTCCGCTTCCGGGGGGCCGACCTCTTCAGCATGGCCGTGCTCAGCACCCAGATGATCCCCGGAATCATGTTCCTGCTGCCCATCTACTTCATCTTCCTCTGGATCCGGCAGACCTTCGGCCTGCCGATGGTCAACACGTACTGGGGCATGATCCTGATCTACACCGCGTTCTTCACGCCCATGTCGATCTGGATCATGCGGGGGTTCTTCGCCGCGATCCCGCACGAGCTGGAGGAGGCGGCCCTGATCGACGGCGCTACCCTGTTCGGCGCCTTCTGGCGGGTGATCCTCCCGCTCTCGGCGCCCGGGCTGATCGCCACCGGGGTCTACATCTTCCTCAACGCCTGGGACGAGCTGCTCTTCGCCTGGGTGATGACCAGCACGGCCGAGGTGGCGACCATCCCCATCGGCATCCGGCTTTACATCGGACAGTTCCAGAACCGCTACGACCTGCTCATGGCCGCAGCCACCGTCACCACGATCCCGGTGGTGGTCACTTTCCTCCTCACCCAGAGGTGGTTCATCAGCGGCATGACGGCCGGCAGCGTCAAGGGGTGA